AGCCGGCGAACGGCAGCATGAGGACCGTCCCGGCGAGGCTCAGCAGCAGCCCGGTCACCGCGGCACGCCGGCTGCGGGTCGCCACGAGCAGCCCGGTCAGGGCGAGCACCGCGAGCAGCCCGAGCCACACGGCCGCCACCCACCCCACCAGGTAGAGGGGTCGGCCGTCGGCCGGGTACGGGTCGTTGCCGATCCCGCCGTCGCTGGCCATCGACACCAGGCCGAGAAGGATCGCGTACGTGGGAAGCAGCCAGACCGCGGCACGGGCCAGCCGCCGCAGCGACCAGGCCCAGGTGGCGTTGGTGGCCGGCGGGGCCGGCGGCGGCTCCCCGACGAACGGCAGCACCCCGAAGCCGCCGCCGGTACGCCGCGTGCCGAGCGGGCCGGCCGGGTCGTGCGCGCCGGGCACCGCCGCCGAGGATCGGAACCGCTTCGCCGGGTCGTTCATGCGTCACCTCGCTCCCACCCGAGCGGTGCGACACGCCGGGGTGCCCCGGCGCCTGGTCACCGCCCGTCTCCTAGGACCGATGGTGGCAGGCGCCGGAGCACCTCATGAGAAGTTCTCGTATTTGGCTCGAGGGCGCCCGCTCAGCCCCGCTCGCGCTGATCGGCCGGATCAGCGAGCAGGCTGGACGGGGAGACCGGCTCCGGCGCGGGCAGCCCCTGCGGCCCCTTTCCGCCGCTGGCCTGCGCCTCCGCGACGCGAACCTCGTCGTGGATCTCCTGGGCCGCGGCGGCCGCCGCCTGCGCGGCCTCGGCGGCCTCCCGCTCGACCTGGCTGGCGCCGTCGGACGCCTCCGGCGACGGCACGTCGCCGGCCATCCGACTCAAGCCGCCCAGCGCGCCGCCCATACCCTCCAGGGCCTTGGTCAACTCGGCCGGGACGATCCAGACCTTGTTGGCGGAGCCGTTGGCGATCTGCGGCAGCGCCTGAAGGTACTGGTAGGCGAGCACCTTCTGGCTCGGGTTCGCCTGGTGGATGGCGTCGAAGACGGTGCGGACCGCCTTCGCCTGCCCCTCGGCCTGGAGGATCCGGGCCTGCCGGTCACCGTCGGCGCGCAACACCGCCGCCTGCTTCTCACCCTCGGCGGTGAGGATCTGCGACTGCTTGTGCCCCTCGGCGTTGAGGATGGCGGCGCGGCGGTCCCGCTCGGCGCGCATCTGCTTCTCCATCGAGTCGCGGATGCTCGGCGGCGGCTCGATCGCCTTGATCTCCACCCGGGTGACCTTGATGCCCCACCGGCCGGTGGTCTCGTCGAGCACGCCGGAGAGGTGTCGGTTGATCTCCTCACGGCTGGTCAGCGCCCGCTCCAGGTCGAGCGACCCGATCACGTTGCGCAGCGTGGTGACGGTGAGCTGTTCGATGGCCTGGAGGAAGTTCGAGATCTCGTACGTCGCCCGGACCGAGTCGACCACCTTGAAGTAGAGGACAGTGTCGATCGAGACGACCAGGTTGTCCGAGGTGATCACCGGCTGGGGTGGGAAGCTGACCACCTGTTCCCGCATGTCGACCTTGGTACGCACCGAGTCGACGAACGGCACCAGCAGGTTGAGCCCCGGATCCAGGGTGCGCTTGTACCGACCGAGCCGCTCCACCACGTCCTGGCGCTGCTGCGGCACGATCCGCACCGACTTCGCCAGGGTCACCACCGCGATCACCGCAACGGCTATCAGCAGGACCGGAAACACAATTTCCATTCGTTCACCTTTTCGCTTCGGGAAGCTCGCCGGGGAAGAAATGTCATCCCGCCACACCAGGGCGGTGGCGCCGCGCACCTGGATCACCTGCACCCGGTCACCCGGAGCGAAGACCTGGGTCGCGTCGTAGGGGCGGGCCTGCCACATCTCGCCGTCGATCTTGACAAGGCCGTGGTCGGTGTCGACCCGCTCCAGCACGGTGGCGGTCGACCCCTCGATCGCCCCGACGCCGAACGACTGCTCGTCGCCCGCCGCGAGTGAGGTGCGGCGGCGCAGCGTCGGTCGGACACCCACCACGGTCAGCGCCGACACCACGGCGAAGACGACCGCCTGGATCTCCACGGGGGCGCCGAGCGAGGCGGCGCCCGCGGCGGCGAACGCACCGACCGCAAACATGATCAGGAAAAGCGTCGTCGTGAAGATCTCGGCGATGGCGAGCACCACGCCGAGCACGATCCACAGCACCGCGTCCACCCTACGATCGTGACACGGCAGTGCACCTGTCATCGAACCGACATGATCAGTGAGGCTCCCGGCGCGACGGCGCCGGCACCACGACGCCGCGGACGTCGCCACCCTCGGCCTCACCCGCGACCTGGACGACGAGCCGCGACGACACCCGGCGGGCCGGCCGGAGCGACCCGCGCGGACGCGGACCAACAGCGGCCGGGCCGGCTGCCGGGGGCTGACGACGGGGTGGTTCACGTCTGCCGGGGTGGCTCAGTCCTCGGCGTCGCCCGCCGAGGCGGTGACAAAGTCGATCAGGCGCTCCATCGCGTTGATCAGCGGCGTCTCCACATCGGCGAAGCTGGTGACCCGGGAGAGGATGTGCCGCCACATGTCGGCGGGCTCGGCCACGCCGAGGGCGGCGCAGACCCCCTCCTTCCAGGGCTGTCCGGGTGGCACCACCGGCCAGGCCGGGATGCCCAGCGCCACCGGCCGGACCGCCTGCCACACGTCCACATAGGGATGCCCGGTCACCAGCACGTGCGGGGACGCCACCCGGGCCACGATCCGGCTCTCCTTGGAGCCGGTCACGAGGTGGTCGACGAGCACGCCGAGCCGCCGTCCGGGCCCGGGAGCGAAGTCGCGTACCTGCGTGTCGAGGGCGTCGATCCCGTCCAGCTGTTCCACGACGACGCCCTCGACCCGCAGGTCGTCGCCCCAGATCCGCTCGACCAGCGCGGCGTCGTGGACGCCCTCCACCCAGATCCGGCTGGCCTTGGCGACCCTGGCCCGGACGTCGTCGACCGCGATCGAGCCGGAGGCGGTCCGCCGTCGGGCCGCCGGCACCGCGGCGCGCGCCGGGCGGCGCAGCGTCACCGGCCGGCCGTCGAGCAGGAACGCCGCCGGCAACAGGGGAAAGTTGCGCCGCCGCCCGTGCCGGTCCGCCAACACCACGGCTCCGGACTCGAACCCGACGACCGCACCGCAGAATCCCGAGTCGGCGTCCTCGACCACCAGGTCGATCTCCGCGTCCACCTCCGGGGTGACCCGACGCCGCCGCCAGTCCCCTGCCAACACATCGTCCGTGTACCGCCCCGCCATGTCGATCACGCTATCTTCGCCGCCCGGACCCG
The sequence above is a segment of the Micromonospora sp. WMMA1363 genome. Coding sequences within it:
- a CDS encoding SPFH domain-containing protein, whose product is MEIVFPVLLIAVAVIAVVTLAKSVRIVPQQRQDVVERLGRYKRTLDPGLNLLVPFVDSVRTKVDMREQVVSFPPQPVITSDNLVVSIDTVLYFKVVDSVRATYEISNFLQAIEQLTVTTLRNVIGSLDLERALTSREEINRHLSGVLDETTGRWGIKVTRVEIKAIEPPPSIRDSMEKQMRAERDRRAAILNAEGHKQSQILTAEGEKQAAVLRADGDRQARILQAEGQAKAVRTVFDAIHQANPSQKVLAYQYLQALPQIANGSANKVWIVPAELTKALEGMGGALGGLSRMAGDVPSPEASDGASQVEREAAEAAQAAAAAAQEIHDEVRVAEAQASGGKGPQGLPAPEPVSPSSLLADPADQRERG
- a CDS encoding DUF3097 domain-containing protein; the encoded protein is MAGRYTDDVLAGDWRRRRVTPEVDAEIDLVVEDADSGFCGAVVGFESGAVVLADRHGRRRNFPLLPAAFLLDGRPVTLRRPARAAVPAARRRTASGSIAVDDVRARVAKASRIWVEGVHDAALVERIWGDDLRVEGVVVEQLDGIDALDTQVRDFAPGPGRRLGVLVDHLVTGSKESRIVARVASPHVLVTGHPYVDVWQAVRPVALGIPAWPVVPPGQPWKEGVCAALGVAEPADMWRHILSRVTSFADVETPLINAMERLIDFVTASAGDAED